The Gammaproteobacteria bacterium genome contains the following window.
AAACAGCCCCGCGGTTGCAAACAGACACTTCGTGTTGAGCCGGCCGGACAGCATTGGCGATGTGGTGCTGACCCTGCCCATGGCTGGCGTGCTGAAAGCGGCGTTCCCCGGTTGCCGCGTTTCGCTGCTGGGACGCAACTATACCCGACCGCTGGCGCTGGCTTGCGAACACTTGGACGGCGTGTACGCATGGGACGAGATCGAGTCCACGCCGCATGTCGAGCAGGTCGCGCAGTTCAGGGCAATGGGCGCGGACGCGATTTTCCACGTGCTGCCAAAACCAGAGATCGCGCGGCTCGCCAAAGCTGCTCAAATCCCGCTGCGCATCGCGACCTCGCGACGCATGTCACACTGGCTGACCTGCAACCGGCTGGTGTATCTGCACCGGCATCATTCGCCGCTGCATGAAGCCCAGTTAAATCTGAAACTGTTGCGCGGCGTGGGTTTGCGCGATACGTACAGCCTCGACGAGATGCGCGACTGCTTCGGGCTGAACATCGTGCCCCAGCTGCGGCCGGCGCTGGCCGCCGCGATCGATCCTGAGCGTTTCAATCTGATCGTGCACCCCAAGTCCGGCGGCACCTCGCGCGAGTGGCCGATCGAGCATTTCGCGGCGCTGATCGGGAACCTGCGCGCGGCGCGCTTCAATGTTTTCGTCACCGGCAGCCACAGGGAGGCGGAACAGGTCCGATCCAGCCTGCCCATGCACCTGCCGCACGTGCACGACGTTATGGGGCGGCTCATGCTGACCGACCTGATCGCGCTGATGCACCGGGTCGATGGGCTGCTTGCGGCCAGTACGGGGCCGCTGCATATGGCCGCCGCCATCGGCCTGCACGTGGTTGGTCTCTACGCGCCGGTGGGCTCCAAGCACGCGGGTCGCTGGGGGCCGATCGGCCCCAGAACCAGCGTTTTTCAGCTCCCGGAGAAATGCTCGCTATGTCGCCGATCCAATGTTTGCGCGTGCATGCGGCGCATCACGTCCGCCGAGGTCAGCGCTTATCTGTGCGGCCTCGCGCGACCGGCCACGACCGATGGCGTCGCAACCACGCCGGCCCGGCGGTAAGCGCCGTGCGCAAACTGCGCCGTGGCGAGCCGGGTCATGCCGCCGCGGCGCATGGACCGAGACGGCAGGAACGGTTGTGAAAAGTTATCTGGGCCAGGATTATCGAATTTAGTGCCGTCCGGTGCTAAAGTTCCGCTCTCGCGGGATGCAGGGCCTGAAACTGGCCGCAGCCGCGGGAGTGCTCGTCTTAATAATATTGGCCGAATGTCGGTCCACCGCGCCCGAGGGAGCGTTGCCATAACATGAGCCTGGTCAGCATACCGGTGTCGATCGGTGAACTCATCGACAAACTCGTGATTCTGGAAATCAAGGCCGACCGCATCCGCGAGCCAGCCAAGCTGCAACATATCAACCACGAACTGGATCTGCTCACCAATACCTGGCTCACCTCCGGCCAGGCCGGCGCGGAGATCGGCGCACAGCGCGAGGCGCTGAAGGCCGTCAACGAAGCGTTGTGGGATATCGAGGACCAGATACGCCAGAAGGAAGCGGACGCTGAGTTCGATCAGAAATTCATCGAGCTGGCGCGCGCAATCTACATCAACAACGATCGGCGCTCCGCGCTCAAGCGGGAGATCAACCGGTTGCTGGGATCGGAACTCGTCGAGGAAAAGTCCTATCCCGCTTACGCTCCCGCCACAGGCGAAGGCATTCCATAAAGAAGCGCTGAACAAGTCCACCAAGAATCTTCCAGACGCGGCGGGCAGATCGATGCGGGTGGTGCAGTCAGGGGGCGTGTCATTGAGGCAATGCGTGAGGCTATCTCAAGCTCCGGCGGAGAATATATGCTGTATGACGCCGAAGCTGCCGAAATCCTCGACCGCGCGTGGTTCGATCCCGCCGCGCTGACCGCGCGTGGAAAAGTCATCGGCAGCGCGGGGGGGCGCGGCAGCGCGCTGTTTTTTCGTCAGGAAGCCGCGGAATACGTATTGCGGCATTATCGACGCGGAGGCATAGTCGCGGCGCTGCTTGATGATCGCTATATTTACACCGGCCTGCATCGAACCCGTGCCTGGCGCGAGTGGCGCCTGCTGGCCGCGCTGGCGCGACGCAACCTGCCGGCGCCACGGCCATGCGCCGCGCGCGTGGTCATCGCGGGCGCGTTCTACCGAGCCGACCTGATTACCTATCGACTGATGAACGCCACGCCGCTGTCCGAACTGCTGGCGCGCGCGCCGCTGGCCGCGGAAACGTGGGGTGAAATCGGGCGCGTGATCGCGACGTTTCACGCTGCGCGCGTGTGGCACGCCGATCTCAACGCGCACAACGTTCTGCTGAACTCGGGCGGCGCCGTGACCCTCATCGATTTCGACCGCGCCAGGGTCAGGTCGCCGGCCGCGCGCTGGCGGCGCGCCAATCTTGCGCGTCTGCATCGCTCGCTGCGCAAGCTCAAATATCTCAACGCCGGATTGCACTTCAGCGAGTCCGATTTCGACGCCTTGCATACAGGCTACGTATCGGCGGCCTGAGCTGATGGGTAGCGCAGGCGGCACAGCGGTTCCAGCCGTTCGAGATACGCCTGCAACACATGCTCGTGCCCACGCATGAAAGCGGCCGCGCGCTGGCCCAGCGCTTTACGCAATTCCGCGTCGGTGAGCAGGCGTTCAAGCGCGAAGCCGAGCTCGCGGTCGTCCTGCGCCATCAGCAGACCTTCCGCCGCCAGCAGGCTGCGCGTTTCCTCGGCGAAATTGTCCATGTGCCGGCCAACCAGCACCGCCTTGGCAAGACGCGCCGGCTCGAGAATATTATGGCCGCCGCGCGGAATCAGCGACCCGCCCATGAATACGAACGCGGCGTGCGTCATCAACGACTGCAATTCGCCCAGGGTGTCGGCTAGGTAGATACGGGTCGTCGGCTTCACCGCATCGCCGCGGCCGCGCACTGCGATCTCGAAACCCAGTGGCGCGAGTTCCTTGAGGATCGCGTGGCGGCGTTCCGGATGGCGCGGCGCGATCACGAGCAGTTCGCTGGTGGCGGGCAGGCGCCGCCAGATGCGCGCCAGATGCAATTCCTCATGCGGATGCGTGGAAGCCGCAAGCCAGTAGGGCCGGCCGACCGGGTCGTGCGCGGACAAGGCCTGACCGGACTGGGCCGGCGTCGGTCCGGTCGCGGCGAATTTGATGTTGCCGACAATGACCAGCCGGCCCACTGGCGTGCCCAGCCGACGGAATTTACTCGCATCCGCATCGCTCCGGGCGAGAATCGCAGCGACCTGGCCGAGCGCGTGGGCGTAGGCTCGCCGCAGTGGCGCCGGCGCCCTCAAGGTACGCTCGGAAAGTCGCGCGTTGATCAGGATCAACGGGATATCGAGGGTCGCGCACTGCTGATATAGATTGGGCCACAACTCCGTCTCCATCACCACCAGACAGCGCGGCCGCACTGTCCTCAAGAAACGCGCGACGCTGAAATTGAAGTCCAGCGGCAGATAGGCGTGCGTTATGTCCGCCCCCATTTCCTGCAATGCAACCGCGCGCCCGGTGGGTGTGTTGGTGGTAACGAGTAGCGGCGTTTCGGGATAACGGGCGCGCAGGGCGTTAAGCAGCGGCAATGCGGCGTTCACTTCGCCGACCGAGGCGCAATGCATCCACACCGGCTGCGTCATGTCGGGCAGGTGGCGGCCGAGTCGTTGCCATAGGTAATCCGCGCCGCCATCGCGCGCCGCGCGCCACAGCGTATAGCCGATGAAAAGCGGCGAGGCGACGAGAAGCGCCGCGCGGTAGGGCAGCAACTCCTTGATCACAGCACGGTGATCACAGCAGGTTGAACCCGACAGGGTGGATCACGATAGGCTTGATTACACGGGCTGGATTACCACAAGATGCTCACGAATGCTCCATCATACCCGCTTGGGGGCTTAGTACAGCCAGTCATTGAGGCTGACGAGGTCATTTCCGCCCAGGGTGCCAGCCGCCTGTTTGAGTCGCAAGGTATTCAGCAGGTAGTTGTAGCGGGCGCGGGACAGGTCGCGCTGGGTACGAAAGGTCTCGCGCAGCGCTAACAGCACGTCCACCGAGGTGCGCGTACCGACTCTGAATCCGGCCCGCGCCGCGGCCGCGGCCGCGCGGTTCGATGCCAGCGCCTGCCTGAGTGCCTTGACCCGGCTGATGCCCGCGATCACGTTCAGATAGGAGGCGCGCGTCTGGCGTATTGCCTCGCGGCGCTGCAACTCCTGCAGATCCTGTGATTGCTCGAAGAGGTAACTGGCTTCGCGCGTGCTGGAGGTGACGAACCCGCCGGAGAAGATCGGGATATTGAGTTCCAGGCCGACCGACTGGTCATCCGTCTCAGTGGCGCCGAACACCCCGCCACCGGAATCGTTCTCGGCTTTTTGTGCGAACAATCCTAAGGTCGGGTAGTGTCCGGCCCGGCGCCTGTCCACTTCCAGCGAGGCGGTCTCGGTGGCGAACTGGGCGGCGATCAGCTGCAGGTTCTGCTCGTTGGCCGTTCGCACCCACTGATCGACATCCGCCGGGTCGGGTGTCAGCAGCGGGATGCGATTCTGCAAGTCGCGCAGACGTCCGGGCAACTGACCGGTGATTACCTGCAGCGCTTCGCGGGTGACGGCCAGCTGGTTTTGCGCGCTGACCTGCTGCGCGACGGCCAGATCGTACGCTGCCCGTGCTTCCTTCACATCGGTGATGGCGATCATGCCGACCTCAAAGCGCTTTCGTGCCTGCTCCAGCTGGCGGCCGATGGCCTTTTTCTCGGAGACCGCAAACTGGAGCCCGTCCCGTGCCGCCAGCACGTTGAAATAAGCCTCGCTTACGCGCAGCACCAGTGCCTGCGCGATCGCATCCAGCTCGGCCTGCGCCTGCGCGATGCTGGAATCCGCCTGCCATAACTGCACGATGAGCGAATGATCGTAAATCACCTGATCCAGCCGCAGGGTGTAGCCATCGGTATCGAAACCGCCGGACTGAGTGTTCACCAAGCCGTCCTGGGTGCGTGTGGAATCGAGTGTCTGCCAGATATACTGGCCGCTCAAATTGACTTGCGGCAGCAGCGCTGACCACGCCTGCGGGCGAAACTCCCCGGTCGCCTGGAAGTCCGCCTGCGCGGCCTGCAGTTGCGCATCCTCCCGCGCGGCCAACTGGTAAATATCCAGCAGGTCTTCAGCCTGCGCGGGCGCGGCCGCGAGCACCGCTACGCCGGCCACACACGCCAGCAACCGCATTCTTGTACGCATCATGTTTCAAAGTTCCCCTCATTCAACATCGACTGTCGCCTGCCGCTATCGCCACACCAGAGCGTGCCCTATCAGAGTGTGCCATATCAGAATATGAAAGGGGATTTCCTGGACGTGTTCAATAGCGCGGGTAGCTCGGTTTCAAACAGTTTTTTTCGTGAGAACTCATGCTCGCCTGTGCGCGTCACCCGCATCGCGGACATGACCGGCCGCTCGCCGACGATGACGAACAGGCGCCCGCCGATGGCAAGCTGTTGTTCGAAGACGGGCCGATATTCCGGCACCGAGCCGGTGACCGCGATGACATCGTAACGTTCATCAGAAAGCCAGCCGCTGGCCGCGTCGCCGACGCCCACATTGACATTACGAATTTCCAGCGCGGCCAGTTGCATTTTGGCATCCTCGATCAGGTCATCGAAGAAATCCACGCTCTCGACCTGGCCGCCCAGCCTCGCCAGACATGCCGTGACAAAACCGGTGCCGGTGCCGATCTCCAGGATGCGATCGCCGAAGCGGATACCCAGCGCCTGCAGCATGCGACCCTCGACTTTCGGCGCCATCATGGTCTGCCCATGTGTCAGCGGGATGCCGAAATCAGCGAACGCGAGATTTTTATAACGTGCCGGCACGAAGCGTTCGCGCGGCACCGAGGTAAGCGCATTCAGCACATCCTCGTCCAGCACCTCCCACGCGCGAAGCTGCTGTTCGATCATGTTGTCGCGGGCCTGTACGAGATTCATGCGTGTTCTAAGTTATCGTAGCTAGGGTCGCTAAGATTACGGACACCGGCCGCCGCAGACAAGTCCGCGGGCGCGGCCCGCCTGCCGCCGGCGCCGCGCGTGGTTGCAAAGCGCGGAAATTTTCTATAACTTCAGCCGCATCGAGACTAGGGGTGCCCGGTAATGGGCTGAGAGATACCCTTGGAACCTGAACCGGATTGTACCGGCGGAGGGAAGGCTCGTGAAAAATGCTCGCGAATAAAAATGGGCGCCTTCACAGCCTGTATTCTCCGCTTATGTTAACGGCAGGAGATGACATGAGCGCTATCTCGCAAGAATTGGTCCACGTCACCGCGCGTTTGTCCACAGCGGACCTTTCCGCGGAGGTCACGCGGCCGCTGTCCGGGTCACACCGGATTTACGTGCGGGGTTCGCGTGCCGACATGCGCGTGCCGATGCGCGAGATCCGACAGGCTGATACGCCGGCCAGTTTCGGCGTGCAGCACAATCCGCCCGTGACTGTTTACGACACGTCCGGCCCATACACCGATCCCGATGTCGCTGTTGACCTGCTCGCTGGCCTGCCCGCGCCGCGCGCGGCATGGATTGACGCGCGCGACGACACACAAACCTTGAGCAGTCCCAGTTCTTCGTATGGCCGCGCCCGCCAGGTCGATCCCGAACTCGCGCGCCTGCGATTCAAGCAGATCCATAAACCCCGTCGCGGCATGCCGGGCGCCAACGTCACGCAGATGCACTACGCGCGTAAAGGTGTGGTCACACCGGAGATGGAGTTCGTCGCAATCCGCGAGAATTGCCGGCTTGAGGAATTGCGCGAGGCTTACCAGCGCGCCGGTTATCTGCGGCAGCATCGTGGCAATCGATTCGGTGCGGCCATTCCCGCTACCGTGACAGCGGAATTTGTCCGCGCAGAGGTGGCTCGCGGTCGCGCGATCATCCCGGCCAACATCAATCATCCCGAGTCCGAGCCGATGATCATCGGCCGCAATTTCCGCGTTAAGATCAACTGCAATCTGGGCAACTCGGCGGTGACGTCCGGCATCGCCGAAGAGGTCGAAAAAATGGTGTGGGGTATCCGCTTAGGCGCGGACACGGTGATGGACCTCTCCACCGGCAAGCACATCCACGAGACGCGCGAATGGATTTTGCGCAACTCACCGGTGCCGACCGGCACCGTGCCCATTTATCAGGCGCTGGAAAAGGTGGATGGCCGTGCTGAGGACCTGAGCTGGGAAATCTTCCGCGATACTTTGATCGAGCAGGCCGAGCAGGGTGTGGACTATTTTACGATTCACGCCGGCGTGCGGTTAGCCCACGTGCCGCTGACCGCGAACCGCGTGACCGGCATCGTTTCGCGCGGCGGCTCGATCATGGCCAAGTGGTGTCTGGCGCATCATCGCGAGAGCTTTCTTTACACGCACTTCGAAGACATCTGCGGGATCATGAAAGCTTACGACGTGAGCTTTTCCCTCGGCGATGGCCTGCGTCCCGGTTCCATCGCCGACGCCAACGACGAGGCGCAGTTCGCGGAACTGGAAACACTGGGCGAGTTGACGAAGATCGCGTGGAAACACGACGTGCAGACCATGATCGAGGGCCCCGGTCACATCCCAATGCAGCTCATCAAGAAGAACATGGACCGGGAACTCAAGGACTGCTTCGAGGCGCCGTTTTATACGCTGGGTCCGCTCACCACCGACATCGCGCCGGGCTACGATCACATCACCAGCGCCATCGGCGCGGCGCAGATCGGCTGGTACGGCACCGCCATGCTGTGCTATGTCACGCCCAAGGAGCATCTGGGTTTGCCCGACAAGGACGACGTGCGGACAGGAATTATCGCTTACAAGATTGCCGCGCACGCCGCCGATCTCGCCAAGGGATTTCCAGGCGCGCAGGTACGCGACAACGCGCTTTCCAGGGCCCGCTTCGAATTCCGCTGGGAAGATCAGTTCAATCTGGGATTAGACCCCGAGCGAGCGCGCGCGTATCACGACGAGACATTGCCGAAGGATTCCGCGAAGGTCGCGCATTTCTGTTCCATGTGCGGTCCGCACTTCTGTTCGATGAAGATTACCCAGGACGTGCGCGATTACGCCAGACGCAATAATATGGGCGACGTTGCCAGCGCCGTGGACACGGGCCTGCGCGAGAAGGCGGACGAGTTCATCGCCGGCGGCGCGAAACTTTATCGAAAGGTTTGAGCATGCGCGCATCGATTGCGTTCGTGTTGCTGTTGTTGGCCGCGCAGGCGGCGGGCAAAGAGGTGGCGCGGAAATACATAAAGCTGGTGGGGGCCAACGACGCGGCCTGTGTTTCATTAGGTGGCCAGATGCGGCAGGTGGTCAACACCCACGACGGGCGCGCCATTGAAGTTTCGCTGGAACGGCGTATGGGCGAGACGGTGCAGCCGGGGCGTGTGGTCGACATCGCACGGCCGGACGGGAAGCCGATCGATCTCGGATGTACGCGCATAGTCGGCGGATATGCGCAGGAGTGGGTCGTTATCGACGCCGAGTTCACGCGGGCAATGCGTCGTTAACATGCGTCATTTACAGGCCATCACCGCAACGGGAGTACGGTGAACGAATCCACAGTGCGGGAGCTGGTTGACTGCTTTCTCGATGCGATCGAGGCGCGCGACTTCGAGCAGGCGCAACAATGCCTGTCGGCCGACGAGTTTCTTTATACAAGTCCCATCGAGACGTTCGACAATGCTGCGGAGTTTATCGCGGACATTAACCGCGTGGGTCCGGTACTTAAACGCATCGAGCGCCGCAAGCTGTTCGTGGACGGCGACCAGGCGTGCGCGATATTCAATCTGATAACCACCATGGATGCATTGGCCAACACCCGGATCGCGCAATGGATGAGGGCCAGAGACGGCAAAATTGTATCGATCGAAGTATTTTTTGACGCGCACGCTTATTCAAGCATGTTCGAGACGCTCAACTGATATGTTGTTCGGAGTATCTTTTGCGCAATCTATATGCTCCGTATGAATGACGTTAGGGTAGATTGTTCGATAGATGCAGTGCCCAAATTGCTGGAACAACAAAGCCTGCGCACGGACCGCGGTCTATCGTTGTTCACCAACCCTAGAGAGGCTAACGCATGAGCACATCCAAACCGCCCGCGGCGCCGAAAAAACGTATGGCCAGGGCCAAAACGCCGGCTGTTAAAAAGACCGCCGCGCGCAGTAAACCCGTGAAACAAACGCCATCGCTGACCTTGAACCCCGAGGAACGCTGGCGGATGGTTGCGGTGGCGGCCTACCACATCGCGGAAAAGCGGGGTTTTTCGCCGGGCATCGCGCTGGATGACTGGCTGAACGCCGAACGGGAGGTCGAGGCGTTGCTGGGCACGCAGCAGCGCAAAGCCTAGCGTCTTTGGACTTGTTGCAGCAACGCCATTGATGTCGCCGCGCATTGATTTGATCCGCGCCCGTGGCGCGGAATTAACCGGCGAACTAACCGGCCAGCAAGTCTTTCGCTTGGTTGATTTTGGCGGCCAGGTAATTGGTGCCACCGCGATCCGGGTGCATTTTCTGCATCAAGCGTCGGTGCGCGTCGGTGACGGTCTTGGCATCGGCGCCGGCCTTGAGGCCCAGTATTTCGTAGGCTTCCTCGTGGCTCATGCCTTTGCCCATGCCTCCACCATTGGCTTTGCTCTGTCTGGAGTCTGCGCGGTCTTGTTTTTCCGTGCGATCGGATTTGCTCTCTGACTTGTTATCCGCATGGGCTTCGCCGGATTCCTGCCTGGCGCTGGTGCCGTGCGCCTGC
Protein-coding sequences here:
- the thiC gene encoding phosphomethylpyrimidine synthase ThiC encodes the protein MSAISQELVHVTARLSTADLSAEVTRPLSGSHRIYVRGSRADMRVPMREIRQADTPASFGVQHNPPVTVYDTSGPYTDPDVAVDLLAGLPAPRAAWIDARDDTQTLSSPSSSYGRARQVDPELARLRFKQIHKPRRGMPGANVTQMHYARKGVVTPEMEFVAIRENCRLEELREAYQRAGYLRQHRGNRFGAAIPATVTAEFVRAEVARGRAIIPANINHPESEPMIIGRNFRVKINCNLGNSAVTSGIAEEVEKMVWGIRLGADTVMDLSTGKHIHETREWILRNSPVPTGTVPIYQALEKVDGRAEDLSWEIFRDTLIEQAEQGVDYFTIHAGVRLAHVPLTANRVTGIVSRGGSIMAKWCLAHHRESFLYTHFEDICGIMKAYDVSFSLGDGLRPGSIADANDEAQFAELETLGELTKIAWKHDVQTMIEGPGHIPMQLIKKNMDRELKDCFEAPFYTLGPLTTDIAPGYDHITSAIGAAQIGWYGTAMLCYVTPKEHLGLPDKDDVRTGIIAYKIAAHAADLAKGFPGAQVRDNALSRARFEFRWEDQFNLGLDPERARAYHDETLPKDSAKVAHFCSMCGPHFCSMKITQDVRDYARRNNMGDVASAVDTGLREKADEFIAGGAKLYRKV
- a CDS encoding DUF2934 domain-containing protein, whose amino-acid sequence is MSTSKPPAAPKKRMARAKTPAVKKTAARSKPVKQTPSLTLNPEERWRMVAVAAYHIAEKRGFSPGIALDDWLNAEREVEALLGTQQRKA
- a CDS encoding nuclear transport factor 2 family protein, producing the protein MNESTVRELVDCFLDAIEARDFEQAQQCLSADEFLYTSPIETFDNAAEFIADINRVGPVLKRIERRKLFVDGDQACAIFNLITTMDALANTRIAQWMRARDGKIVSIEVFFDAHAYSSMFETLN
- a CDS encoding protein-L-isoaspartate O-methyltransferase, whose translation is MNLVQARDNMIEQQLRAWEVLDEDVLNALTSVPRERFVPARYKNLAFADFGIPLTHGQTMMAPKVEGRMLQALGIRFGDRILEIGTGTGFVTACLARLGGQVESVDFFDDLIEDAKMQLAALEIRNVNVGVGDAASGWLSDERYDVIAVTGSVPEYRPVFEQQLAIGGRLFVIVGERPVMSAMRVTRTGEHEFSRKKLFETELPALLNTSRKSPFIF
- a CDS encoding glycosyltransferase family 9 protein, with translation MINKLATNSPAVANRHFVLSRPDSIGDVVLTLPMAGVLKAAFPGCRVSLLGRNYTRPLALACEHLDGVYAWDEIESTPHVEQVAQFRAMGADAIFHVLPKPEIARLAKAAQIPLRIATSRRMSHWLTCNRLVYLHRHHSPLHEAQLNLKLLRGVGLRDTYSLDEMRDCFGLNIVPQLRPALAAAIDPERFNLIVHPKSGGTSREWPIEHFAALIGNLRAARFNVFVTGSHREAEQVRSSLPMHLPHVHDVMGRLMLTDLIALMHRVDGLLAASTGPLHMAAAIGLHVVGLYAPVGSKHAGRWGPIGPRTSVFQLPEKCSLCRRSNVCACMRRITSAEVSAYLCGLARPATTDGVATTPARR
- a CDS encoding 3-deoxy-D-manno-octulosonic acid kinase; this encodes MREAISSSGGEYMLYDAEAAEILDRAWFDPAALTARGKVIGSAGGRGSALFFRQEAAEYVLRHYRRGGIVAALLDDRYIYTGLHRTRAWREWRLLAALARRNLPAPRPCAARVVIAGAFYRADLITYRLMNATPLSELLARAPLAAETWGEIGRVIATFHAARVWHADLNAHNVLLNSGGAVTLIDFDRARVRSPAARWRRANLARLHRSLRKLKYLNAGLHFSESDFDALHTGYVSAA
- a CDS encoding 3-deoxy-D-manno-octulosonic acid transferase gives rise to the protein MIKELLPYRAALLVASPLFIGYTLWRAARDGGADYLWQRLGRHLPDMTQPVWMHCASVGEVNAALPLLNALRARYPETPLLVTTNTPTGRAVALQEMGADITHAYLPLDFNFSVARFLRTVRPRCLVVMETELWPNLYQQCATLDIPLILINARLSERTLRAPAPLRRAYAHALGQVAAILARSDADASKFRRLGTPVGRLVIVGNIKFAATGPTPAQSGQALSAHDPVGRPYWLAASTHPHEELHLARIWRRLPATSELLVIAPRHPERRHAILKELAPLGFEIAVRGRGDAVKPTTRIYLADTLGELQSLMTHAAFVFMGGSLIPRGGHNILEPARLAKAVLVGRHMDNFAEETRSLLAAEGLLMAQDDRELGFALERLLTDAELRKALGQRAAAFMRGHEHVLQAYLERLEPLCRLRYPSAQAADT
- a CDS encoding TolC family outer membrane protein, whose product is MRTRMRLLACVAGVAVLAAAPAQAEDLLDIYQLAAREDAQLQAAQADFQATGEFRPQAWSALLPQVNLSGQYIWQTLDSTRTQDGLVNTQSGGFDTDGYTLRLDQVIYDHSLIVQLWQADSSIAQAQAELDAIAQALVLRVSEAYFNVLAARDGLQFAVSEKKAIGRQLEQARKRFEVGMIAITDVKEARAAYDLAVAQQVSAQNQLAVTREALQVITGQLPGRLRDLQNRIPLLTPDPADVDQWVRTANEQNLQLIAAQFATETASLEVDRRRAGHYPTLGLFAQKAENDSGGGVFGATETDDQSVGLELNIPIFSGGFVTSSTREASYLFEQSQDLQELQRREAIRQTRASYLNVIAGISRVKALRQALASNRAAAAAARAGFRVGTRTSVDVLLALRETFRTQRDLSRARYNYLLNTLRLKQAAGTLGGNDLVSLNDWLY